The sequence GCATCAGAGGGCCTGAAAGACCGGGTATGAGGCAGATATCAACCACACCAGCTCTCCACACTGAGGGACTCTGCCCTGCTATAACTAGAATAGCCTTATAAGACTGTAACATACTATCACGGAGGGTCCATATTCAAAGAGCCTCCTCCCAACTCTTACCCCTGAGAAAATCGACACTGTCAGGCTAAAGGCTAGGAACCCCTGGGGAGAGCTAGCACACACAACTGGGATAAAAGGAGAGAGCAGCAGGATAGAGGGAGAAGCAGAGCGAACATAGGTATAGTCCTGCAGTTCAAGCTCCTTGTCTAAAAAGGGAAATGCAGTTGGGATCCACCACCACAAAGGGGAATAAACCCTGATAATGGCTAGAAACTGAAGGCACTTCTGTTGCACAGACAAAATAACAGCACATCACCTGTTTTTGTACAGTCACAGGCATACTCAtttgtatgtctatttttattttatttttatttttgagtcttgctctgtcgcccaggctggagtgcagtggcgcgatctcggctcactacaacctctgcctcccaggttcaagcgattctcctgcctcagcctcctgagtagctgggactacagacatgtgccaacatgcccagctaattttttttttttttgtatttttagtagaggtggggtttcaccatgttagccaggatggtctggatctcctgacctcgtgatccacccaccttgtcctcccaaagggctgggattacaggcatgagccaccatgcccagccctatttttattttttatctatttatttatttttgagacagagtctcactctgtcacccaggctggagtgctgtggtgcaatctctgctcactgcaacctccacctcccgggctcaagtgagcctcttgcctcagcctcccaagtagctggcactataagcatgtaccaccacgcccagctgcttttttaatttcttgtagagacagtgttccaccaagttgcccaggctggtcccaaactcctgggctcaagtgatctgcccacctcagcctcacaaagtgctgggattacaggcgtgagccactgtgcccagcccatgtgTATGTCTGTAGATGCCAATGACTATACACACGTGTCTATGGTGAGTACACACACATATCCATATATATAATAGCCCAAAGAAAGACAAAGGTACCTCCGCCAAACGCAGATTCTCAGGCTTCACACGAACGCTTTGAGAGAGGGAGTCCAATACTTCACTGGCAGTGGAGTTCTCCTTGCTGACGCTCACTAGGAACTGTGGCAAAAAGGGCAGTCAGTGAGGGAGGTGGGCCACGTTCTCTAGAACAGCCCAGAGGGTAGGGGCTTACTCCTCACCTTAATGGGCTTGCTGTGGGGCTCTCGGGCGAAATAAAAGACAGGGAGAACCTTTTGCTTTTGTGGCAAGGGCACCGGCAGATAAAGAAACGGGTCAAAAGTGATGGAGACCTGTGGATGTAGAGGTGGCACTGGGTAGCTGCACACAGAGTGGGAGACAAAATGTTCATGCCCAAAGAGCCCATTCCAGGGCTTCTGATGGCTCTCAAGGCCTCCACAGCCAACCAGCAAACTCTCAGGCTTCAGGACACTAGATGGGGCAGGAGGACCACCAGGAGATAACAATCCTCCTTTCTGGCACTCAAAGCCCTACTCAGCTTAGCCACTTTACGAATTTGCCTCACACTTGCACCCCATGTGCCCACAACCCTGCCACAACACCTCTGAGCTCTAACATCACTTTTCCCTCAGTCAGGAAGCCTACCTAAGTGGGCTCTTCAGCCCATATAGAATCCTAAGGCCTCCCTGCCAACTTCTTCGCCCAAACCTTAAGATGCACATGCCTCTGAACCTAACATGATCAGAATAGAGGGCCTCTTTCCAGGGGAGCCCATCACACCTTGGCACACACAGGGCACACCAGCTTCGACTTGTACTGCCCCTGAAATAGGTCCACGATGAAAGAGTCATTCCTCATCTTGTGCCGCTGCCATGCTTCCTCGGCTACCACCTGAGAGGCAGAGTGGTGAGAACCAAAGAGGCCTGGGGGCTGGGATGCTCATGAGACATGCCCACCCTCTGTCCCTAACCCTGACCTCATCGGGCCGCCCATCTGAGTCCACGGTCTCTGTGTAGGGCTTGTTCTGAATGCGATTCAGGTCCTCGTGCAGCCCATCCAGCAGGAAAGCCATGAACTCCTGGGCATCATGCTGCGCATAGCCTGTGAACTGGCTGGCCTTACTCGCCACAATGGCCTGGATACAGGAGCCAAAGTGTGAACACAAAGCCCTAGCACCCACTGCACACCGGTTAGCTGGCCCTCCCCGCCCCCTGCAGCCAAGGGTGACAGTGGTCACAGATTACCTTCAACTTGGAAGGCTGGAAGGCATGGTGGGTGCCCTTCCACAGCGCCCGAAGCAGCACAGCAAAGCCAATGGCCAGACGCCCACCAGTCCCTAGTGGGTTGTTGTAGTTGATCTCAGCCTCAAAGGAGCGGTCTAGGAATAGTAGCGGAGCAAAGGTGTGAGGGACAAAGGCACCCTCTCTGCCCATTCCCCAGGCTCCAGGCCCTGCCCTCACCATGGAAGAAGTCCCGGAGTTCCCGAGTGTTGGACAGAGACTGAATGACGCTGTTCATGAAGCAGGTGTTGCCTAAATTGACAAGGCCAGTGAAGCCTGGCAGAcacactttcttctcttcctcttcctcctcctccacgcTATCTCCACTAACTGGGCTGTGGGGCATGGGAGGCACCATACATGTAGGCTTGGGCTGGGGGAGCAAAGAGGACATAAGAGAACAGCTCCAAGACTCTCCAACCTCCATTCTTCGTCCTTCCCATCCCAGAATTCTCACCGACGCCAGGTGTGTCTCTGGCTTTGGGGTTACATGCTCCATAGGTGTGCGGGTTGCCACACTCTCTAGCCCTGTGTCCTCAGATCGTGCCTTGGATTTATCCTTCTCCATAGCCCGGGCCTCCTCctggcctgtcagggggtggggagcaCCTCCTGGTGGGGTTGAATCCAGAGGGGTTGGACCTGTCGGCACGGCAACCTTTGCACCACCCACTGCACCTTAAAAAGGGGGAATGAGAGGGCTGGTGGTTAGCAGCACGTGACAGGGGTTTGGGTCCTGATCACGTGGAACTGGGCAATGAAGGGAGCTCGTGTGCAGACCTCGTGTAGCCGGGGCCTCCAGGCCCCCCCAGCGCTGACTCTGCCTCTTACGAAGGCAAATGTCGATGCGAGAAGCCGTGAAACAGAAGGTGCACTGCTCTGGCTCAATCAGATTCCTGTGGGAAAAGGCTGAACTCAGGGACTTAGGAGGAATGGGCATCAGGATAGATAAGCTAGGGAGATGGAGCCTGGGGGAGTaggacaggcacagtggtgggGCCGGGCACCACCCACCTGAGCTTCACCTGCCAACGGAAGATGGTGTGGGGCCCACAGCCTGGGTGcagcctcaggaagtttccaTCCCTGCAGAGGCACAGCAGGATAGGAGGAAGGACAAGAGGAGGAGCATGAGACATACTGTCCCACCTGAGGCATTGTTTGCCCCATCATCTGCCCACCCACCTGGTCTGGAAGATGAGTGTGAAGTCCTGCTCACGAAAAAGTACTCTCGAGGTGTCCCTGCAGATCTCCTTCACGTACACGTGCACCACCACTGAATCCGGGCCCTTCTCATACGAGTCATTCTTGACAAATGCCAGGTTCACCATCGACTCGGGCTCTATATTGAGACCATGGCTCAGCTCCAACCAGGACAGGTTCCAGCCTATTGCTACTCTACTCCCTAACCACCTACAAGCTTTGCAACCCAACCTAGGCCTGCCCACCCCCACCTTTACCATCCACCAAGGTTGCAGCATCTGCTGCCACTGCCATCTCCTCCTTGGCACGGTCATCTTTCCCAGAGTTTCTGCTCCGGACCATGGCTGGAGAGACTGGGTCATTCCCAGGAGACACTGCTTTCTCTCCTGCCAAAAGGGCTAAATTCtcctctgagcccaggaggcaggttTGGGGGTTCACCGGTGGTATGCAAAGCTGTTCATCAGCCTCAACCTATCAATGGCAAGATTGTGGGCAGAATCAGCCCGGGCTCTGCCAGGTGGCTCCCACTCCAGTGCACACTCTTTCCCCCCATTTCCTAACACCCATACAGGTGCCCAACTCTCACCTGAGTGGCCGGGTCAGCCACGAAGGGTGGGGCATCACCCCGGGGTCCAGGGTCATCCCTGGACCCCTCCCCCTCTGGCCCTCTGCAGAGATGCACAGCCCTCTTGGCGCTGGGCCCTGCCTGGGCCCCGGGGCCAGCCCCTGAGCCTACCTCACCACGGCCCTGGGCCCGCTTCTGGTTCCGGGCCTCCTGCTTAGCCCGGTGGGGCTCAGGGCCTGGCTCCAGGGCAGTGGGAGACAGTTCCTGCCCATTCTCCTGGCACTGCAGCCCCGGCACCAGCTCCTGGGTCCCTAGAGGTTTCTTCTGCCAAAGATACAGCAGTCAGGCCCTGTCGACTACACTGGCTATCCCTACCCAACCCTGTACTACTAGAACTCACCAGGAGGGAGGGCCACGTGAGCATAGGCACCTTTTTGGGCAGTGTCAGGTGCAGGAGACTGCCCTTGCGGGTTTGCACTTTAGCACAAGAGCTTTTTATCTCAGCATAGAAGACACCACCCCACTGCTGACCACCTGGAGACAGAGCAGGGTCCATGAGGTAGGATAGGAGATATCAAAAGATTCAAACATACTATTGTGCTCAGGGCAGATGGACACACCTGCAAACCGCACCACACAGTCCGTATCTGTGAAAGCAGCATCTACATCCTCCAGCTGCAAGGGACCTACTCCCACATGAAGCTTGACAATCACCTcttctgcactctgcctccaatCGAGCAACAACTCTGGAGGGGGAGTAGCCAAGAGATCATGAGGGTCTTCACAAGCTCCTGATGGTGATAAGCAGGTAACAGAGACCCAGCCCTAATGAAACTGCCTCAGATGGGAGCCAAATTGTAAGTGATCCCTCCCCCTCCCTAGCACCCAAAAAGCTCATTCATAACTGACCCTCTTTGGTCTGCTCCTCCCGAGGAGTGGATGCTGACCCTGACAATGAAGGAAAGAacagccgggaatggtggcatgagcctgtgatcccagctgcgcaggaggctgaggcagaaggatcacctgaggccagaagttcaacaccagcctgggcaacatatcgagaccctgtctctaaaaaaaaaataagaaaaattagccaagcatggtagggaggctgacataggaggattacttgagtccaggactttgaGGATGCAGTAAGCTACGATCACacctgcactgcactccagtctgtgcaagagtgagaccctgcctctttttaaaaaaaaaggagggggccaggcacagttgctcatgcctgtaatcccagcactttgagaggccgaggtgggcagatcacctgaggtcaggagtttgtgaccagtctggcaaacacggtgaaaccccgtctctactaaaaatacaaaaattagctgggcgtggtggtgtgtgcctgtaatcccagctacttgggaggctgaggcaggagagtcgctcgaacccgggaggcggagcccacagtgagccaagaccacgccactgcactctagcctggatgacagagtgagactccatctcaaaaaaaaaaaaaaaaaaaaccatgcatggtggcatgcacctgtaatcccagctacttgggaggctgaggcaggagaatcacttgaaccaggaggtggaggttgcagtaagccgatattacaccactgcactccagcctgggcaatagaataagactccatctcagaaaaaaaacaggaaataaagaaagaacaggttaaaaagaaagaaaaaaaatttaaaaaagaaagaaggcaagcCCCCCAACAGCACCATCTTCTGGATCTTAGCCAAGTACTCAGGCTTCAAAGCTGAGGCTCTGCTGAGCCTATCATGGGTCCTTCTTCTCTCATCATCAGACCAGGACAGAGAGAAGAGCAAAAAAGtcatctcccaaaccccaatctGTATACTTAATAAAATGGGACGGAAAGAAAGCCACAAGCACTCTGGGAATGCCACTCCCACCTTTCCTAGGATCTCCATCCTTGCTCTCCTGGTTTGCTCGATCCTTCTGCCTCTTCTTACTAGTTGCGTCCTCCAGTCCTGGGGGCCCTCTCCTTGGGCCTGTGGCACTGGCCCCGCCAGACATCTTGAGCCGCTTGGTCGACAGCCAGAGTGCCCCGGGGCCCGCAACAGCGTCTGGGTCAGGGCTGCGGCGCTTTCTTCCTGGCCCAGCTATCTTGGCAACTCTTTGTGGCCAAATTCTCCAGCAAGGAACCAACAGCCTAATGGAAAAGAGCCAGTGATCACTGCCAAGACCCAACAACTTGCTCTTTAGCTACAGCCAGGGCTCAGCAACCCAGGACACTCCTAATGCTACAGAGCTGTATCTTCTCATCTCTGAATCATCCCTGGACACTCTCAGGCTATTTTGAAGAGGTAATAAATAATGCAAGTAGCAGCAACCACTTCTGGCCAAGCTTCATAGATACCCACCATAATAGTCCCACACAGCTGGAAGCCTCACTGAGGGGGCACCAGGTCAAGGGAAGTCATGGCCTGGGACCAGGCTACTCCACCAATCTGGAAAGGAGCCATGGCTCCAGCCCACAAGGCTGGCACTCCGAGCAGGGTGTTCACTTTTCCTTCACTCTCACTGGCTGGTTAGTCACCACTGGAGAAAtagaaggtggaggaggaaggcaggaaaggagaCAAGCCACAAGAGGACCAGGCTCTGTGGCTGAAAACAGGCTCAACCCAGGTTCTGCCATTGCCCAGAAAAAGTCCTGGGGCTAAGGCACTCCACCTGCCTGCTGCCAGCTCCCACCCTTAGCAAGAACCTGCTCCTATGTACTGCTTGGTTCTTCTTCATTTTAAGAGAAAGTCCTCTCCCCAGCTGCTGTCCCAAGCAGAGAGGGACTGAAAAGTGTATCTAGATGTCACACTACCTCTTCAGCAACAACCCTGCTCCAGTACTAAGGCAGGATTGGAATCCAGTTTGACACTGGAACAGAAATCATCACCTTCCTTCCCAGATGCCTTCACTCATGAGCTCTGAGACACAGGGACCACTACAATTTCCCACAGACCCACCGGTAGATTCCGGACTGTTTCCCCCTCCGAAATGAAGGTCTTGAAGCTAGATACTGAGATGAGGCTGGGGAGGACCATGGATCCAGGACCCCTGGCAGCCTCAAGCCTGGCCTGAACCAGTAGCAGGACAGATAATGACTAGTCTGTGTTCTCCTAAGTGTgtaaaggaggaaggagggatggTAGGATACCTTTCTACAGGTCAGATGTGGTACTGGTGGACTGGATCTTTAATGACACCTGCTACCGACGCCTCCTTCTCTCACCCAGGCCCCAGCCGAAGGTCGCGTCCCTCCCCCATGCCCCGGAGACGTCGAGGCGGGAAAGGGGCTGTCTAGAGACCCGAGCCGGCCTGAAATGGCAGCGCGGGGTTACTGACCACAGACCAGCGCCCCGGTCAAGTTGCAACCCAGCTTCAGCCTCTGAACCCCGAGCCCGCCaccacctcttccaggaagctgCCCTCGCTGGCCGCCAGTCCTCTCCCAGGTGGGAGGCTGGCCACAGGCATAGCGTAACGGCCCCGCCGGCATCAGTGGGCTGGCACGCTGCGGGACACTAGGGGTAGGGGCTGGCACGGCCCGTGACCTTGAACAGGCCGCCGCGGCAGTGCGTTGCGGCCTCCCCGCTGCGGCCAAGCAGGCGAGTTGCAGCCCGCTCCACTCACCGAGCGAGACCGCCGCAGCCAGCCCTCTTCGGGCCCTGGCAACCCGCTCTCCGTTCCGGTTCCGGCGTCAGGTCGGTTCCGGTTCCGGCGCGCCCCTCCCCCGTCCCGGCGCCGCCGCCACCGCCTTAGCGGCTTGTTTTGTTTCGACTTCTAGTTAAGGCCGCGGGAGGCGGAGCGCC is a genomic window of Macaca mulatta isolate MMU2019108-1 chromosome 2, T2T-MMU8v2.0, whole genome shotgun sequence containing:
- the USP19 gene encoding ubiquitin carboxyl-terminal hydrolase 19 isoform X5, translating into MSGGASATGPRRGPPGLEDATSKKRQKDRANQESKDGDPRKETGSRYVAQAGVELLASGSASTPREEQTKEELLLDWRQSAEEVIVKLHVGVGPLQLEDVDAAFTDTDCVVRFAGGQQWGGVFYAEIKSSCAKVQTRKGSLLHLTLPKKVPMLTWPSLLKKPLGTQELVPGLQCQENGQELSPTALEPGPEPHRAKQEARNQKRAQGRGEVGSGAGPGAQAGPSAKRAVHLCRGPEGEGSRDDPGPRGDAPPFVADPATQVEADEQLCIPPVNPQTCLLGSEENLALLAGEKAVSPGNDPVSPAMVRSRNSGKDDRAKEEMAVAADAATLVDGKEPESMVNLAFVKNDSYEKGPDSVVVHVYVKEICRDTSRVLFREQDFTLIFQTRDGNFLRLHPGCGPHTIFRWQVKLRNLIEPEQCTFCFTASRIDICLRKRQSQRWGGLEAPATRGAVGGAKVAVPTGPTPLDSTPPGGAPHPLTGQEEARAMEKDKSKARSEDTGLESVATRTPMEHVTPKPETHLASPKPTCMVPPMPHSPVSGDSVEEEEEEEKKVCLPGFTGLVNLGNTCFMNSVIQSLSNTRELRDFFHDRSFEAEINYNNPLGTGGRLAIGFAVLLRALWKGTHHAFQPSKLKAIVASKASQFTGYAQHDAQEFMAFLLDGLHEDLNRIQNKPYTETVDSDGRPDEVVAEEAWQRHKMRNDSFIVDLFQGQYKSKLVCPVCAKVSITFDPFLYLPVPLPQKQKVLPVFYFAREPHSKPIKFLVSVSKENSTASEVLDSLSQSVRVKPENLRLAEVIKNRFHRVFLPSHSLDTVSPSDMLLCFELLSPELAKERVVVLEVQQRPQVPSVPISKCAACQRKQQSEDEKLKRCTRCYRVGYCNQLCQKTHWPDHKGLCRPENIGYPFLVSVPASRLTYARLAQLLEGYARYSVSVFQPPFQPGRMALESQSPGCTTLLSTGSLEAGDSERDPIQPPELQLVTPMAEGDTGLPRVWAAPDRGPVPSTSGISSEILASGPTEVGSLPAGERVSRPEAAVPGYQHPSEAMNAHTPQFFIYKIDSSNREQRLEDKGDTPLELGDDCSLALVWRNNERLQEFVLVASKELECAEDPGSAGEAARAGHFTLDQCLNLFTRPEVLAPEEAWYCPQCKQHREASKQLLLWRLPNVLIVQLKRFSFRSFIWRDKINDLVEFPVRNLDLSKFCIGQKEEQLPSYDLYAVINHYGGMIGGHYTACARLPNDRSSQRSDVGWRLFDDSTVTTVDESQVVTRYAYVLFYRRRNSPVERPPRAGHSEHHPDLGPAAEAAASQASRIWQELEAEEEPVPEGPGPLGPWGPQDWVGPPPRGPTTPDEGCLRYFVLGTVAALVALVLNVFYPLVSQSRWR
- the USP19 gene encoding ubiquitin carboxyl-terminal hydrolase 19 isoform X18, with translation MSGGASATGPRRGPPGLEDATSKKRQKDRANQESKDGDPRKETGSRYVAQAGVELLASGSASTPREEQTKEELLLDWRQSAEEVIVKLHVGVGPLQLEDVDAAFTDTDCVVRFAGGQQWGGVFYAEIKSSCAKVQTRKGSLLHLTLPKKVPMLTWPSLLKKPLGTQELVPGLQCQENGQELSPTALEPGPEPHRAKQEARNQKRAQGRGEVGSGAGPGAQAGPSAKRAVHLCRGPEGEGSRDDPGPRGDAPPFVADPATQVEADEQLCIPPVNPQTCLLGSEENLALLAGEKAVSPGNDPVSPAMVRSRNSGKDDRAKEEMAVAADAATLVDEPESMVNLAFVKNDSYEKGPDSVVVHVYVKEICRDTSRVLFREQDFTLIFQTRDGNFLRLHPGCGPHTIFRWQVKLRNLIEPEQCTFCFTASRIDICLRKRQSQRWGGLEAPATRGAVGGAKVAVPTGPTPLDSTPPGGAPHPLTGQEEARAMEKDKSKARSEDTGLESVATRTPMEHVTPKPETHLASPKPTCMVPPMPHSPVSGDSVEEEEEEEKKVCLPGFTGLVNLGNTCFMNSVIQSLSNTRELRDFFHDRSFEAEINYNNPLGTGGRLAIGFAVLLRALWKGTHHAFQPSKLKAIVASKASQFTGYAQHDAQEFMAFLLDGLHEDLNRIQNKPYTETVDSDGRPDEVVAEEAWQRHKMRNDSFIVDLFQGQYKSKLVCPVCAKVSITFDPFLYLPVPLPQKQKVLPVFYFAREPHSKPIKFLVSVSKENSTASEVLDSLSQSVRVKPENLRLAEVIKNRFHRVFLPSHSLDTVSPSDMLLCFELLSPELAKERVVVLEVQQRPQVPSVPISKCAACQRKQQSEDEKLKRCTRCYRVGYCNQLCQKTHWPDHKGLCRPENIGYPFLVSVPASRLTYARLAQLLEGYARYSVSVFQPPFQPGRMALESQSPGCTTLLSTGSLEAGDSERDPIQPPELQLVTPMAEGDTGLPRVWAAPDRGPVPSTSGISSEILASGPTEVGSLPAGERVSRPEAAVPGYQHPSEAMNAHTPQFFIYKIDSSNREQRLEDKGDTPLELGDDCSLALVWRNNERLQEFVLVASKELECAEDPGSAGEAARAGHFTLDQCLNLFTRPEVLAPEEAWYCPQCKQHREASKQLLLWRLPNVLIVQLKRFSFRSFIWRDKINDLVEFPVRNLDLSKFCIGQKEEQLPSYDLYAVINHYGGMIGGHYTACARLPNDRSSQRSDVGWRLFDDSTVTTVDESQVVTRYAYVLFYRRRNSPVERPPRAGHSEHHPDLGPAAEAAASQGLGPGQAPEVAPTRTAPERFAPPVDRPAPTYSNMEEVD
- the USP19 gene encoding ubiquitin carboxyl-terminal hydrolase 19 isoform X13, translated to MSGGASATGPRRGPPGLEDATSKKRQKDRANQESKDGDPRKETGSRYVAQAGVELLASGDPSASASCAAGITGSCHHSRLFFPSLSGSASTPREEQTKEELLLDWRQSAEEVIVKLHVGVGPLQLEDVDAAFTDTDCVVRFAGGQQWGGVFYAEIKSSCAKVQTRKGSLLHLTLPKKVPMLTWPSLLKKPLGTQELVPGLQCQENGQELSPTALEPGPEPHRAKQEARNQKRAQGRGEVGSGAGPGAQAGPSAKRAVHLCRGPEGEGSRDDPGPRGDAPPFVADPATQVEADEQLCIPPVNPQTCLLGSEENLALLAGEKAVSPGNDPVSPAMVRSRNSGKDDRAKEEMAVAADAATLVDGKEPESMVNLAFVKNDSYEKGPDSVVVHVYVKEICRDTSRVLFREQDFTLIFQTRDGNFLRLHPGCGPHTIFRWQVKLRNLIEPEQCTFCFTASRIDICLRKRQSQRWGGLEAPATRGAVGGAKVAVPTGPTPLDSTPPGGAPHPLTGQEEARAMEKDKSKARSEDTGLESVATRTPMEHVTPKPETHLASPKPTCMVPPMPHSPVSGDSVEEEEEEEKKVCLPGFTGLVNLGNTCFMNSVIQSLSNTRELRDFFHDRSFEAEINYNNPLGTGGRLAIGFAVLLRALWKGTHHAFQPSKLKAIVASKASQFTGYAQHDAQEFMAFLLDGLHEDLNRIQNKPYTETVDSDGRPDEVVAEEAWQRHKMRNDSFIVDLFQGQYKSKLVCPVCAKVSITFDPFLYLPVPLPQKQKVLPVFYFAREPHSKPIKFLVSVSKENSTASEVLDSLSQSVRVKPENLRLAEVIKNRFHRVFLPSHSLDTVSPSDMLLCFELLSPELAKERVVVLEVQQRPQVPSVPISKCAACQRKQQSEDEKLKRCTRCYRVGYCNQLCQKTHWPDHKGLCRPENIGYPFLVSVPASRLTYARLAQLLEGYARYSVSVFQPPFQPGRMALESQSPGCTTLLSTGSLEAGDSERDPIQPPELQLVTPMAEGDTGLPRVWAAPDRGPVPSTSGISSEILASGPTEVGSLPAGERVSRPEAAVPGYQHPSEAMNAHTPQFFIYKIDSSNREQRLEDKGDTPLELGDDCSLALVWRNNERLQEFVLVASKELECAEDPGSAGEAARAGHFTLDQCLNLFTRPEVLAPEEAWYCPQCKQHREASKQLLLWRLPNVLIVQLKRFSFRSFIWRDKINDLVEFPVRNLDLSKFCIGQKEEQLPSYDLYAVINHYGGMIGGHYTACARLPNDRSSQRSDVGWRLFDDSTVTTVDESQVVTRYAYVLFYRRRNSPVERPPRAGHSEHHPDLGPAAEAAASQGLGPGQAPEVAPTRTAPERFAPPVDRPAPTYSNMEEVD
- the USP19 gene encoding ubiquitin carboxyl-terminal hydrolase 19 isoform X10; translation: MSGGASATGPRRGPPGLEDATSKKRQKDRANQESKDGDPRKETGSRYVAQAGVELLASGSASTPREEQTKEELLLDWRQSAEEVIVKLHVGVGPLQLEDVDAAFTDTDCVVRFAGGQQWGGVFYAEIKSSCAKVQTRKGSLLHLTLPKKVPMLTWPSLLKPLGTQELVPGLQCQENGQELSPTALEPGPEPHRAKQEARNQKRAQGRGEVGSGAGPGAQAGPSAKRAVHLCRGPEGEGSRDDPGPRGDAPPFVADPATQVEADEQLCIPPVNPQTCLLGSEENLALLAGEKAVSPGNDPVSPAMVRSRNSGKDDRAKEEMAVAADAATLVDGKEPESMVNLAFVKNDSYEKGPDSVVVHVYVKEICRDTSRVLFREQDFTLIFQTRDGNFLRLHPGCGPHTIFRWQVKLRNLIEPEQCTFCFTASRIDICLRKRQSQRWGGLEAPATRVGGAKVAVPTGPTPLDSTPPGGAPHPLTGQEEARAMEKDKSKARSEDTGLESVATRTPMEHVTPKPETHLASPKPTCMVPPMPHSPVSGDSVEEEEEEEKKVCLPGFTGLVNLGNTCFMNSVIQSLSNTRELRDFFHDRSFEAEINYNNPLGTGGRLAIGFAVLLRALWKGTHHAFQPSKLKAIVASKASQFTGYAQHDAQEFMAFLLDGLHEDLNRIQNKPYTETVDSDGRPDEVVAEEAWQRHKMRNDSFIVDLFQGQYKSKLVCPVCAKVSITFDPFLYLPVPLPQKQKVLPVFYFAREPHSKPIKFLVSVSKENSTASEVLDSLSQSVRVKPENLRLAEVIKNRFHRVFLPSHSLDTVSPSDMLLCFELLSPELAKERVVVLEVQQRPQVPSVPISKCAACQRKQQSEDEKLKRCTRCYRVGYCNQLCQKTHWPDHKGLCRPENIGYPFLVSVPASRLTYARLAQLLEGYARYSVSVFQPPFQPGRMALESQSPGCTTLLSTGSLEAGDSERDPIQPPELQLVTPMAEGDTGLPRVWAAPDRGPVPSTSGISSEILASGPTEVGSLPAGERVSRPEAAVPGYQHPSEAMNAHTPQFFIYKIDSSNREQRLEDKGDTPLELGDDCSLALVWRNNERLQEFVLVASKELECAEDPGSAGEAARAGHFTLDQCLNLFTRPEVLAPEEAWYCPQCKQHREASKQLLLWRLPNVLIVQLKRFSFRSFIWRDKINDLVEFPVRNLDLSKFCIGQKEEQLPSYDLYAVINHYGGMIGGHYTACARLPNDRSSQRSDVGWRLFDDSTVTTVDESQVVTRYAYVLFYRRRNSPVERPPRAGHSEHHPDLGPAAEAAASQASRIWQELEAEEEPVPEGPGPLGPWGPQDWVGPPPRGPTTPDEGCLRYFVLGTVAALVALVLNVFYPLVSQSRWR
- the USP19 gene encoding ubiquitin carboxyl-terminal hydrolase 19 isoform X12; protein product: MSGGASATGPRRGPPGLEDATSKKRQKDRANQESKDGDPRKETGSRYVAQAGVELLASGSASTPREEQTKEELLLDWRQSAEEVIVKLHVGVGPLQLEDVDAAFTDTDCVVRFAGGQQWGGVFYAEIKSSCAKVQTRKGSLLHLTLPKKVPMLTWPSLLKPLGTQELVPGLQCQENGQELSPTALEPGPEPHRAKQEARNQKRAQGRGEVGSGAGPGAQAGPSAKRAVHLCRGPEGEGSRDDPGPRGDAPPFVADPATQVEADEQLCIPPVNPQTCLLGSEENLALLAGEKAVSPGNDPVSPAMVRSRNSGKDDRAKEEMAVAADAATLVDEPESMVNLAFVKNDSYEKGPDSVVVHVYVKEICRDTSRVLFREQDFTLIFQTRDGNFLRLHPGCGPHTIFRWQVKLRNLIEPEQCTFCFTASRIDICLRKRQSQRWGGLEAPATRVGGAKVAVPTGPTPLDSTPPGGAPHPLTGQEEARAMEKDKSKARSEDTGLESVATRTPMEHVTPKPETHLASPKPTCMVPPMPHSPVSGDSVEEEEEEEKKVCLPGFTGLVNLGNTCFMNSVIQSLSNTRELRDFFHDRSFEAEINYNNPLGTGGRLAIGFAVLLRALWKGTHHAFQPSKLKAIVASKASQFTGYAQHDAQEFMAFLLDGLHEDLNRIQNKPYTETVDSDGRPDEVVAEEAWQRHKMRNDSFIVDLFQGQYKSKLVCPVCAKVSITFDPFLYLPVPLPQKQKVLPVFYFAREPHSKPIKFLVSVSKENSTASEVLDSLSQSVRVKPENLRLAEVIKNRFHRVFLPSHSLDTVSPSDMLLCFELLSPELAKERVVVLEVQQRPQVPSVPISKCAACQRKQQSEDEKLKRCTRCYRVGYCNQLCQKTHWPDHKGLCRPENIGYPFLVSVPASRLTYARLAQLLEGYARYSVSVFQPPFQPGRMALESQSPGCTTLLSTGSLEAGDSERDPIQPPELQLVTPMAEGDTGLPRVWAAPDRGPVPSTSGISSEILASGPTEVGSLPAGERVSRPEAAVPGYQHPSEAMNAHTPQFFIYKIDSSNREQRLEDKGDTPLELGDDCSLALVWRNNERLQEFVLVASKELECAEDPGSAGEAARAGHFTLDQCLNLFTRPEVLAPEEAWYCPQCKQHREASKQLLLWRLPNVLIVQLKRFSFRSFIWRDKINDLVEFPVRNLDLSKFCIGQKEEQLPSYDLYAVINHYGGMIGGHYTACARLPNDRSSQRSDVGWRLFDDSTVTTVDESQVVTRYAYVLFYRRRNSPVERPPRAGHSEHHPDLGPAAEAAASQASRIWQELEAEEEPVPEGPGPLGPWGPQDWVGPPPRGPTTPDEGCLRYFVLGTVAALVALVLNVFYPLVSQSRWR